The genomic window TACTCCAGGGGCCACCCCAGCTGGGGTTACATGGGATGCTACTCCAAAGGGATTGGTTACTCCCACGCCGAAACGGCAGAGATCTAGGTGGGATGAGACTCCTGCAACCATGGGAAGTGCGACTCCAATGGCAGGGGCTACACCAGCGGTTCCTCTTACACCTGGGGTTACTCCTTTTGGCGGTACTGATTTGCAGACACCAACCCCAAGTAATCTTCGTGGGCCTATGACTCCTGAGCAGTATAATTTGTtgaggtgggagaaggatattGAGGAGAGGAATAGGCCATTGACTGATGAGGAGCTTGATGCTATGTTCCCACAAGAAGGTTATAAGATTTTGGAGCCACCTGCTTCTTATGTGCCTATTAGGACACCTGCTCGAAAGCTTCTTGCTACTCCAACTCCTATGGGAACTCCACTTTATGCTATTCCTGAGGAGAATCGTGGGCAGCAATTTGATGTGCCAAAGGAGGCACCTGGTGGATTGCCATTTATGAAGCCGGAGGATTATCAGTATTTTGGGTCATTGTTGAATGAGGAAAATGAGGAGGAATTGACACCAGAAGAGCAGAAGGAACGGAAGATTATGAAACTTCTGTTGAAGGTAAAGAATGGAACACCGCCACAGAGGAAAACTGCCTTGAGGCAGCTCACTGATAAGGCAAGGGAATTTGGTGCTAATGCATTGTTTAACAGGATTCTTCCGTTGCTTATGCAACCTACATTGGAAGATCAAGAGAGGCATCTCTTGGTTAAGGTTATTGACAGGGTTCTATATAAATTGGATGAGTTGGTTAGGCCTTATGTGCACAAGATTCTTGTTGTTATTGAACCCTTGTTGATTGATGAAGATTATTATGCTCGTGTGGAGGGTAGAGAGATCATTTCTAATCTCAGTAAGGCAGCTGGTTTGGCTACTATGATTGCTGCAATGCGTCCTGATATTGACAACATTGATGAATATGTTAGGAATACAACTGCTAGAGCTTTTAGTGTTGTTGCTTCTGCTCTTGGGATTCCTGCACTTCTACCATTTTTAAAAGCTGTGTGTCAGAGTAAGAAGTCATGGCAAGCTAGGCATACTGGGATCAAGATTGTTCAGCAGATTGCTATTTTGATTGGTTGTGCTGTTCTTCCTCACTTGAAGTCTCTAGTAGAAATCATAGAACATGGTTTGAATGATGAGAATCAGAAGGTGAGGACAATCACTGCTTTATCTTTGGCTGCCCTTGCTGAGGCTGCTGCCCCTTATGGTATTGAGAGCTTTGACTCAGTGTTAAAACCTTTGTGGAAAGGTATCAGGTCTCACCGGGGTAAAGTATTGGCTGCTTTTTTAAAGGCCATTGGTTTTATCATTCCTTTGATGGATGCAATTTATGCTAGTTACTATACGAAAGAAGTTATGTTTATCCTTATCCGAGAATTCCAGTCTCCTgatgaagaaatgaagaaaattgTGCTAAAGGTGGTCAAGCAATGTGTTAGCACGGAGGGTGTCGAAGCTGAGTATATTAGGAATGATATCCTACCTGAGTTCTTTAGGAATTTCTGGGTGAGAAGGATGGCTTTAGATAGGAGAAATTATAGGCAGCTTGTCGAGACAACTGTTGAGATGGCAAATAAAGTAGGTGTTGCTGATATTGTAGGGAGAATAGTAGAGGATCTTAAGGATGAGAGTGAACCTTACAGGCGTATGGTAATGGAAACAATTGAGAAGGTGGTTGCAAACTTGGGTGCATCTGACATTGATGCCAGGTTGGAGGAACTCTTGATTGATGGTATTCTTTATGCTTTCCAAGAGCAGACCAGTGATGATGCCAATGTAATGCTTAATGGTTTTGGTGCTGTTGTGAATTCACTTGGGCAGAGGGTGAAGCCTTATCTTCCCCAGATCTGTGGTACAATAAAATGGCGCTTGAATAACAAGAGTGCCAAGGTCAGGCAGCAAGCAGCTGATCTTATTTCAAGAATTGCAGTGGTTATGAAACAATGTCAAGAGGAACAATTGATGGGCCATCTAGGGGTTGTTCTATATGAGTATCTGGGTGAGGAGTACCCTGAAGTTTTGGGATCTATTTTAGGTGCCCTCAAGGCAATTGTCAATGTCATTGGTATGACTAAAATGACCCCTCCAATCAAGGATTTGCTTCCAAGGTTGACACCGATTCTGAAAAATAGACATGAGAAGGTCCAGGAGAACTGTATTGATCTTGTTGGCCGTATCGCTGATCGAGGTGCAGAGTTTGTACCAGCTAGGGAGTGGATGAGGATTTGTTTTGAGCTTCTTGAGATGCTTAAAGCTCACAAGAAGGGTATTCGAAGAGCTACTGTCAATACCTTTGGATATATTGCTAAAGCCATTGGCCCACAAGATGTCCTGGCAACTCTATTGAACAATCTCAAAGTGCAGGAACGCCAGAACCGTGTTTGCACAACTGTGGCTATCGCAATTGTTGCTGAAACATGTTCACCTTTTACAGTTTTGCCAGCATTGATGAATGAGTACCGTGTGCCAGAACTTAATGTGCAGAATGGTGTCTTGAAGTCTCTTTCCTTCCTTTTTGAGTATATTGGTGAAATGGGAAAGGATTACATCTATGCTGTGACTCCATTACTTGAGGATGCTCTTATGGATAGAGATTTGGTTCACAGGCAAACTGCAGCTTCAGCTGTCAAGCACATGGCTTTGGGTGTTGCCGGGTTAGGTTGTGAGGATGCTTTAGTCCACTTGATGAACTATGTCTGGCCCAACATATTTGAGACTTCACCTCACGTAATCAATGCTGTAATGGAAGCCATCGAAGGGATGAGGGTAGCCTTAGGTGCTGCAATTGTGCTGAACTACTGTCTCCAGGGACTCTTTCATCCTGCGCGTAAGGTTAGGGAAGTGTATTGGAAGATTTATAATTCACTCTATATTGGATCCCAAGATGCTCTAGTTGCAGCGTATCCTATTCTAGAGGACGAGCAGAGTAGCGAGCAGAACAACATATACAGTAGGCCCGAGTTAATGATGTTCGTATAAATTGCTGCTATGGTAGGCAGATATCACTTTTGGACTGATTTTATTGGACTTTGAATGTTCTCCTTTACTACTGCTGTAGGTAGTTAAAAAATTAGAACTCTTAGGCCTATAATGGGATTGTGACATTGTTTATTAGTATTAATTTTGGACTGTGTGATGTagttgcatgctatgaaatgaAATGATTATATGGCAAACTTTGTGTTGTTACCAAGGCATTCCaataaatttgttgttgtttatATTTACAAGTTCTTCAGGCAACATAATAGCATTTTCAAGGTGGTTCAAGAGACAGGTGCTCACTCCTCTGGCTGTGTCCTTGGTACAAGCACCTGTTTCAACCACCATTGGTACCCATTGCTGATAGCCAGTCTCCACCAGAATGGCCAGGAGCGTTCTTGGATGTGGGCAGCTCCTCTGCTGCTATCGGTGGTGGTACCAGCAAGTTCCTGACAAAATCCAATCCATATCACGGATTTTCCATTGTAAAGAAAAAGATGGGATTAATTTGATGATTCAACTTAACTcgtgtttattaattaaaaagaacattttaatataatttaaaaattagtgTGGATATCGTCCTGCTCCAACTCACATTTGGTTAAGGGAAACAAAATATTTCAATATCAATGAAAAGATCTAGTGTCTACTGAATACTGGTTATGATGTGAAAGTGGGGATCAAAGAGAAGTACATAGCATTTAGTGAAATTTGAGACGAAGATGAATAGATCAATTTCTGTCCATTAACATCAAAATCTTGGCGTAGGCACCTGTTGGCTTGTCGTCCTCTCTCTTCCATCAACTGAATTTGCAGGTAAGAGGTATAAAAACACTGAGCACTGAGTTAATCCGTTGCTGTGCTGAGCCAACGAGTTGGCGCGCATTTGGTTAA from Gossypium hirsutum isolate 1008001.06 chromosome D12, Gossypium_hirsutum_v2.1, whole genome shotgun sequence includes these protein-coding regions:
- the LOC107929397 gene encoding splicing factor 3B subunit 1; this translates as MDIDNEIAKTQEERRRKEEELASLTSLTFDRDLYGGTDRDAYVTSIPVNDEDDANLDSMDSEVARKLASYTAPKSLLKEMPRGEDDDNALGFRKPAKIIDREDEYRRRRLNQVISPDRHDAFAAGEKTPDPSVRTYADVMREQALAREKEETLRAIAKKKKEEEEAAKVEKESGGAAAAVPKRRNRWDQSQDDGSAAAKKAKTTSDWDLPDATPGIGRWDATPTPGRVSDATPSVGRRNRWDETPTPGRLADSDATPAGGVTPGATPAGVTWDATPKGLVTPTPKRQRSRWDETPATMGSATPMAGATPAVPLTPGVTPFGGTDLQTPTPSNLRGPMTPEQYNLLRWEKDIEERNRPLTDEELDAMFPQEGYKILEPPASYVPIRTPARKLLATPTPMGTPLYAIPEENRGQQFDVPKEAPGGLPFMKPEDYQYFGSLLNEENEEELTPEEQKERKIMKLLLKVKNGTPPQRKTALRQLTDKAREFGANALFNRILPLLMQPTLEDQERHLLVKVIDRVLYKLDELVRPYVHKILVVIEPLLIDEDYYARVEGREIISNLSKAAGLATMIAAMRPDIDNIDEYVRNTTARAFSVVASALGIPALLPFLKAVCQSKKSWQARHTGIKIVQQIAILIGCAVLPHLKSLVEIIEHGLNDENQKVRTITALSLAALAEAAAPYGIESFDSVLKPLWKGIRSHRGKVLAAFLKAIGFIIPLMDAIYASYYTKEVMFILIREFQSPDEEMKKIVLKVVKQCVSTEGVEAEYIRNDILPEFFRNFWVRRMALDRRNYRQLVETTVEMANKVGVADIVGRIVEDLKDESEPYRRMVMETIEKVVANLGASDIDARLEELLIDGILYAFQEQTSDDANVMLNGFGAVVNSLGQRVKPYLPQICGTIKWRLNNKSAKVRQQAADLISRIAVVMKQCQEEQLMGHLGVVLYEYLGEEYPEVLGSILGALKAIVNVIGMTKMTPPIKDLLPRLTPILKNRHEKVQENCIDLVGRIADRGAEFVPAREWMRICFELLEMLKAHKKGIRRATVNTFGYIAKAIGPQDVLATLLNNLKVQERQNRVCTTVAIAIVAETCSPFTVLPALMNEYRVPELNVQNGVLKSLSFLFEYIGEMGKDYIYAVTPLLEDALMDRDLVHRQTAASAVKHMALGVAGLGCEDALVHLMNYVWPNIFETSPHVINAVMEAIEGMRVALGAAIVLNYCLQGLFHPARKVREVYWKIYNSLYIGSQDALVAAYPILEDEQSSEQNNIYSRPELMMFV